In a genomic window of Streptomyces koelreuteriae:
- a CDS encoding SCO1431 family membrane protein yields MTAHSATAADAATRVRTGGPKGDGPKIAEHVMGWTLVVVVAMLVTRLGLL; encoded by the coding sequence ATGACCGCACACTCAGCCACCGCCGCCGACGCCGCCACGCGCGTCCGCACGGGCGGCCCGAAGGGCGACGGCCCGAAGATCGCCGAGCATGTCATGGGCTGGACGCTCGTCGTGGTCGTCGCGATGCTCGTGACCCGGCTCGGGCTGCTCTGA
- a CDS encoding TetR/AcrR family transcriptional regulator — MNISQQPAARPRARGTERSLARRAELIAIGRRLFADTSYDALSMDDIARQAHVAKGLIYYYFQSKRGYYLAIIQDSVTDLVTLAASGLELPPVDRVQRTIDSYLRYAESHQAAYRTIVSGGVGFDTEVHAIRDGVREAIVATIAEGAYGRLDITPLARMGLLAWVCGVEGATLEWIDRPELPRETMCELLVKGLGGALRAIEDLDPAYPAPQEAARQDA, encoded by the coding sequence GTGAATATCAGTCAACAGCCTGCCGCGCGCCCCAGAGCCCGCGGCACCGAGCGCTCGCTGGCGCGCCGTGCCGAACTCATCGCCATCGGCCGGAGGTTGTTCGCCGACACGTCCTACGACGCCCTCTCGATGGACGACATCGCCCGGCAGGCGCACGTAGCCAAGGGGCTCATCTACTACTACTTCCAGTCCAAGCGGGGCTACTACCTGGCCATCATCCAGGACTCGGTCACCGACCTGGTCACCCTGGCGGCGAGCGGACTCGAACTGCCCCCGGTCGACCGTGTCCAGCGCACGATCGACAGCTATCTGCGCTACGCCGAGAGCCACCAGGCCGCCTACCGCACGATCGTCAGCGGCGGGGTCGGCTTCGACACCGAGGTGCACGCCATCCGGGACGGTGTGCGCGAGGCCATCGTTGCCACCATCGCCGAGGGCGCGTACGGCCGCCTGGACATCACCCCGCTGGCGCGGATGGGCCTGCTGGCCTGGGTGTGCGGTGTCGAGGGCGCCACCCTCGAATGGATCGACCGCCCCGAACTGCCCCGCGAGACCATGTGCGAGCTGCTGGTGAAGGGGCTCGGCGGCGCCCTGCGCGCGATCGAGGACCTGGACCCCGCCTATCCGGCCCCGCAGGAGGCCGCCCGCCAGGACGCGTGA
- a CDS encoding glycoside hydrolase family 18 protein, translating into MHTPHRSRFRAVVSAACCAVLGAGLLAGAGTSTATAATSAQEAAAASKAAPGSKVIGYFTEWGTYDRKYHVKNIETSGSAAKLTHINYAFGNVTGGKCAMGDANAATDRAYTAADSVDGKADTWDQPLRGNFNQLRKLKQKHPDLKVLWSFGGWTWSGGFGEAARNPAAFAQSCYDLVENSKWADVFDGIDIDWEYPNACGATCDTSGKAAFPNLMQALRAKFGSGNLVTAAITADATPGGKIDAADYAGAARYVDWYNPMTYDFFGAWDAAGPTAPHSPLTSYSGIPKAGFHSSATIAKLKGLGIPASKLLLGIGFYGRGWTGVTQSAPGGTATGPAAGTYEQGIDDYKVLKSKCPATGTVAGTAYAKCGNNWWSYDTPATIGTKMTYKNQQGLGGTFFWELSGDTANGELIKAIR; encoded by the coding sequence ATGCACACCCCCCACCGCTCCCGCTTCCGGGCCGTCGTGTCCGCGGCCTGTTGCGCCGTCCTCGGCGCCGGTCTGCTGGCCGGCGCGGGCACCTCGACCGCCACCGCGGCGACCTCGGCTCAGGAGGCCGCCGCGGCATCGAAGGCCGCACCCGGCTCCAAGGTCATCGGGTACTTCACCGAATGGGGCACCTACGACCGCAAGTACCACGTCAAGAACATCGAGACGTCCGGCTCGGCGGCGAAGCTCACCCACATCAACTACGCCTTCGGCAACGTCACCGGCGGAAAGTGCGCGATGGGCGACGCCAACGCGGCCACCGACCGGGCCTACACCGCCGCCGACTCCGTCGACGGCAAGGCCGACACCTGGGACCAGCCGCTGCGCGGCAACTTCAACCAGCTGCGCAAGCTGAAGCAGAAGCACCCGGACCTCAAGGTCCTGTGGTCCTTCGGCGGCTGGACCTGGTCGGGCGGCTTCGGCGAGGCCGCGAGGAACCCGGCCGCCTTCGCCCAGTCCTGCTACGACCTGGTCGAGAACTCCAAGTGGGCCGATGTCTTCGACGGCATCGACATCGACTGGGAGTACCCGAACGCCTGCGGCGCCACCTGCGACACCAGCGGCAAGGCGGCCTTCCCGAATCTGATGCAGGCCCTGCGCGCCAAGTTCGGCTCGGGCAACCTCGTCACCGCGGCGATCACCGCCGACGCCACCCCCGGCGGCAAGATCGACGCGGCGGACTACGCGGGCGCCGCCCGGTACGTCGACTGGTACAACCCCATGACGTACGACTTCTTCGGCGCCTGGGACGCCGCCGGCCCGACGGCCCCGCACTCTCCGCTGACCTCGTACTCCGGCATCCCGAAGGCGGGCTTCCACAGCTCGGCGACCATCGCCAAGCTCAAGGGCCTCGGCATCCCCGCCTCGAAGCTGCTGCTCGGCATCGGCTTCTACGGGCGCGGCTGGACCGGCGTCACCCAGTCGGCCCCCGGCGGCACCGCGACCGGCCCGGCGGCGGGCACGTACGAGCAGGGCATCGACGACTACAAGGTCCTCAAGTCCAAGTGCCCGGCGACGGGGACGGTGGCCGGCACGGCGTACGCCAAGTGCGGGAACAACTGGTGGAGTTACGACACCCCGGCGACCATCGGGACCAAGATGACGTACAAGAACCAGCAGGGTCTGGGCGGCACGTTCTTCTGGGAGCTCAGCGGCGACACGGCGAACGGTGAGCTGATCAAGGCCATCAGGTAA
- a CDS encoding acyl-CoA dehydrogenase family protein, with translation MPDRAPQPVDRQLPTEEARELISLVRDIARQEITPKASEEEDASRFPRELFTLLSHSGLLGLPYASEYGGGDQPYEVYLQALEELAAARLTVGLGVSVHSLSSYALAAYGTKEQQVEHLPGMLAGGLLGAYCLSEPQSGSDAAALRTKAVRDGDGWVITGTKAWITHGGIADFYTVMARTGEDGPRGITAFLVPGDAPGVSAAAPEKKMGMKGSPTAQVHFDGVRISDDRRIGEEGQGFAIALSALDSGRLGIAACAIGVAQAALDEALTYAAERRQFGKAIADFQGLRFMLADMATQIEAGRALYLAAARLRDAGRPFARQAAMAKLHCTDTAMRVTTDAVQILGGYGYTADFAVERYMREAKVLQIVEGTNQIQRMVIARHLVGPEER, from the coding sequence ATGCCCGACCGCGCCCCGCAGCCGGTGGACCGACAACTGCCCACGGAGGAGGCCCGGGAACTGATCTCGCTCGTCCGTGACATCGCGCGGCAGGAGATCACCCCGAAGGCGTCCGAGGAGGAGGACGCCAGCCGCTTCCCGCGTGAGCTGTTCACCCTGCTCTCGCACTCCGGCCTGCTCGGCCTGCCGTACGCGTCCGAGTACGGCGGCGGCGACCAGCCGTACGAGGTCTATCTCCAGGCCCTCGAAGAGCTCGCGGCGGCCCGCCTCACGGTCGGTCTCGGGGTCAGCGTGCACTCCCTGTCCTCCTACGCGCTCGCCGCCTACGGCACCAAGGAGCAGCAGGTCGAGCACCTGCCCGGGATGCTCGCCGGCGGCCTGCTCGGCGCCTACTGCCTCTCCGAGCCGCAGTCCGGATCGGACGCGGCGGCCCTGCGCACCAAGGCCGTGCGGGACGGCGACGGCTGGGTGATCACCGGCACCAAGGCCTGGATCACCCACGGCGGGATCGCCGACTTCTACACGGTCATGGCGCGCACCGGCGAGGACGGCCCGCGCGGGATCACCGCGTTCCTGGTCCCCGGCGACGCGCCGGGCGTGAGCGCGGCGGCGCCCGAGAAGAAGATGGGCATGAAGGGCTCGCCCACCGCCCAGGTCCACTTCGACGGCGTACGGATCTCCGACGACCGGCGCATCGGCGAGGAGGGGCAGGGCTTCGCGATCGCCCTGTCCGCGCTCGACTCGGGGCGGCTCGGCATCGCGGCGTGCGCGATCGGCGTGGCGCAGGCGGCGCTCGACGAGGCGCTGACGTACGCCGCCGAAAGGCGCCAGTTCGGGAAGGCGATCGCCGACTTCCAGGGGCTGCGCTTCATGCTCGCCGACATGGCGACGCAGATCGAGGCGGGCCGCGCGCTCTACCTCGCGGCGGCGCGGCTGCGTGACGCGGGCCGGCCGTTCGCCCGGCAGGCGGCCATGGCCAAGCTGCACTGCACCGACACCGCGATGCGGGTCACCACCGACGCCGTGCAGATCCTCGGCGGCTACGGCTACACCGCGGACTTCGCGGTCGAGCGCTATATGCGCGAGGCCAAGGTGCTGCAGATCGTCGAGGGCACCAACCAGATCCAGCGGATGGTCATCGCCCGCCATCTCGTGGGTCCAGAGGAACGCTGA
- a CDS encoding Lrp/AsnC family transcriptional regulator — protein sequence MEELDRQIVQLLVKDGRMSYTDLGKATGLSTSAVHQRVRRLEQRGVIRGYAAVVDPEAVGLPMTAFISVKPFDPSAPDDIAERLAGVPEIEACHSVAGDENYILKVRVSTPHELEELLARVRSLAGVSTRTTVVLSTPYEARPPRI from the coding sequence ATGGAGGAGCTGGACCGACAGATCGTGCAGCTGCTCGTCAAGGACGGGCGGATGAGCTACACCGACCTGGGCAAGGCCACGGGCCTGTCCACGTCGGCCGTGCACCAGCGGGTGCGCCGGCTGGAGCAGCGCGGCGTCATCCGCGGCTATGCCGCGGTCGTCGACCCGGAGGCGGTCGGGCTGCCCATGACCGCGTTCATCTCGGTCAAACCGTTCGACCCCAGCGCGCCCGACGACATCGCGGAGCGGCTCGCGGGCGTGCCGGAGATCGAGGCCTGCCACAGTGTCGCGGGCGACGAGAACTACATCCTCAAGGTGCGGGTCTCGACCCCGCACGAGCTGGAGGAACTGCTCGCCCGGGTGCGGTCGTTGGCAGGGGTCTCGACGCGGACGACGGTGGTCCTGTCCACGCCCTATGAGGCGCGGCCGCCGCGGATCTGA
- a CDS encoding amidohydrolase — translation MSESSAPSKTVLLRRGEVHSPADPFATAMVVERGQIAWVGSEGAADAFVDGVDEVIDLDGGLVTPAFTDAHVHTTATGLALTGLDLSAAPSLEAALALVRDFAASRPDDRVLLGHGWDAARWPGGRPPTRAELDEAAGHRPLYLSRIDVHSAVVTTALLDLVPGVARADGPLTADAHHAVRAAAFAGVTPQQRVDAQRAALAHAVSLGIGTVHECAGPEISSEDDFTGLLRLAGGEAGPRVVGYWAERDVAKARELGAVGAAGDLFVDGALGSHTACLHQPYADAGHTGNAYLDADAVGAHVIACTEAGLQAGFHAIGDAAVDAVVEGVRTAAEKLGLARVRAARHRVEHAEMLTPDAITAFAELGLTASVQPAFDALWGGEDGMYAQRLGAGRARALNPFAALLRAGVPLAFGSDSPVTPLDPWGTVRAAAFHRTPEHRVSVRAAFTAHTRGGWRAVGRDDAGVLVPGAPADYAVWHTGELVVQAPDDRVARWSTDPRSGTPGLPDLTPGRDLPVCLRTVVGGRTVFVRPGE, via the coding sequence ATGAGTGAGTCCAGCGCCCCGTCGAAGACCGTCCTGCTCCGTCGTGGAGAGGTGCACAGCCCCGCCGATCCGTTCGCCACGGCGATGGTCGTGGAACGCGGGCAGATCGCCTGGGTGGGGTCGGAGGGGGCCGCCGACGCCTTCGTGGACGGCGTCGACGAGGTGATCGACCTGGACGGCGGGTTGGTCACTCCGGCGTTCACCGATGCGCATGTGCACACCACGGCCACCGGCCTCGCGCTCACCGGCCTCGATCTGTCGGCCGCTCCCTCGCTCGAGGCCGCCCTGGCCCTCGTACGGGACTTCGCCGCCTCCCGGCCGGACGACCGTGTCCTGCTCGGACACGGCTGGGACGCCGCCCGCTGGCCCGGCGGCCGCCCCCCGACCCGTGCGGAGCTGGACGAGGCCGCCGGACACCGGCCCCTCTACCTCAGCCGGATCGACGTCCACTCGGCGGTCGTCACCACGGCCCTGCTCGACCTGGTTCCCGGCGTCGCCCGCGCCGACGGACCCCTCACCGCCGACGCCCACCATGCCGTACGGGCCGCGGCGTTCGCGGGCGTGACGCCTCAGCAGCGCGTCGACGCGCAGCGCGCCGCTCTCGCGCACGCCGTCTCCCTCGGCATCGGCACGGTCCATGAGTGCGCCGGCCCGGAGATCTCCTCCGAGGACGACTTCACCGGCCTGCTGCGCCTGGCCGGCGGGGAAGCAGGGCCGCGCGTCGTCGGCTACTGGGCCGAGCGGGACGTCGCCAAGGCCCGGGAGCTGGGCGCGGTCGGCGCCGCGGGCGACCTGTTCGTCGACGGCGCCCTCGGCTCGCACACGGCCTGTCTGCACCAGCCGTACGCCGACGCCGGCCACACGGGCAACGCCTACCTGGACGCCGACGCCGTGGGCGCCCATGTCATCGCCTGCACCGAGGCGGGTCTCCAGGCCGGCTTCCACGCCATCGGCGACGCGGCGGTGGACGCCGTGGTCGAGGGCGTGCGCACCGCCGCCGAGAAGCTGGGCCTCGCCCGCGTCCGCGCCGCCCGCCACCGCGTCGAGCACGCCGAGATGCTCACCCCGGACGCGATCACGGCCTTCGCCGAACTCGGCCTCACCGCCTCCGTGCAGCCCGCCTTCGACGCCCTGTGGGGCGGCGAGGACGGCATGTACGCACAGCGGCTGGGCGCCGGGCGGGCGCGTGCGCTGAACCCGTTCGCGGCCCTGCTGCGCGCCGGTGTCCCGCTCGCCTTCGGCTCCGACAGCCCGGTCACCCCGCTCGACCCCTGGGGCACGGTCCGGGCCGCCGCCTTCCACCGCACGCCGGAGCACCGCGTCTCCGTGCGCGCCGCGTTCACGGCGCACACGCGCGGCGGCTGGCGGGCCGTGGGGCGGGACGACGCGGGCGTCCTGGTGCCGGGCGCCCCCGCCGACTACGCGGTGTGGCACACCGGCGAGCTCGTGGTGCAGGCCCCGGACGACCGGGTCGCCCGCTGGTCCACGGACCCCCGCTCCGGCACCCCGGGCCTGCCCGACCTCACACCGGGCCGCGACCTGCCCGTCTGTCTGCGCACCGTGGTGGGCGGACGCACGGTCTTCGTACGGCCGGGCGAGTGA
- a CDS encoding polyprenol monophosphomannose synthase, which yields MNDGDGTLAAGAQGRKFGPLGTALVIIPTYNEAENIKSIVGRVREAVPEAHVLVADDNSPDGTGKLADELTVDDDHVHVLHRKGKEGLGAAYLAGFRWGLERDYGVLIEMDADGSHQPEELPRLLTALKSADLVLGSRWVPGGRVVNWPKSREAISRGGSLYSRLALDLPLRDITGGYRAFRRETLEGLGLDEVASQGYCFQVDLARRSVKAGYHVVEVPITFVEREHGDSKMSRDILVEALWRVTAWGVGERVGKVTGRGGKQDRS from the coding sequence GTGAACGACGGCGACGGAACCCTCGCGGCAGGAGCCCAGGGGAGGAAGTTCGGCCCGCTCGGCACCGCCTTGGTGATCATCCCGACCTACAACGAGGCGGAGAACATCAAGAGCATCGTCGGCCGGGTGCGCGAGGCCGTCCCCGAGGCGCACGTACTCGTGGCCGACGACAACAGCCCGGACGGCACGGGCAAGCTGGCCGACGAGCTGACGGTGGACGACGACCACGTCCATGTGCTGCACCGCAAGGGCAAGGAGGGCCTGGGCGCCGCCTACCTGGCGGGCTTCCGCTGGGGCCTGGAGCGCGACTACGGCGTGCTGATCGAGATGGACGCCGACGGCTCCCACCAGCCCGAGGAACTGCCCCGGCTGCTCACCGCCCTCAAGAGCGCCGACCTGGTACTCGGCTCGCGCTGGGTTCCCGGCGGCCGGGTGGTGAACTGGCCGAAGTCCCGTGAGGCGATCTCCCGGGGCGGCAGCCTCTACTCCCGTCTCGCGCTCGACCTGCCGCTGCGCGACATCACCGGCGGCTACCGGGCGTTCCGCCGCGAGACCCTGGAGGGCCTCGGGCTCGACGAGGTCGCTTCCCAGGGCTACTGCTTTCAGGTCGACCTGGCGCGTCGCTCGGTCAAGGCCGGCTACCACGTCGTCGAGGTGCCGATCACCTTCGTCGAGCGCGAGCACGGCGACTCCAAGATGAGCCGCGACATCCTCGTCGAGGCACTGTGGCGGGTCACGGCGTGGGGCGTGGGGGAGCGGGTCGGCAAGGTCACGGGGCGCGGCGGCAAGCAGGACCGGTCCTAG
- the fxsA gene encoding FxsA family membrane protein has protein sequence MTTGAQTPSTPARPRRSRLRTFLPLGLAAWLVLEIWLLTVVAGASSGLVVLLVLLAGLVLGSVVIKRAGRRAFRNLSEALQQQQSGAMPAAARPNSEGNGLMMLGGLLLIIPGLVSDAVGLLLLLPPVQKAVSRFAESTFERKLREADPGTLGGAFQQARMHRPDGKVVPGEVIRDEPGDAPREQRPPLTH, from the coding sequence ATGACGACTGGCGCTCAGACCCCCAGTACCCCTGCCCGGCCCCGGCGCTCCCGGCTGCGCACCTTCCTGCCGCTGGGGCTCGCGGCATGGCTCGTGCTGGAGATCTGGCTGCTCACGGTGGTCGCGGGGGCGTCCAGCGGGCTGGTGGTCCTCCTCGTCCTGCTCGCGGGCCTCGTCCTCGGCTCGGTCGTGATCAAGCGGGCCGGGCGGCGTGCCTTCCGGAACCTCTCCGAGGCGCTGCAACAGCAGCAGAGCGGTGCGATGCCCGCGGCGGCCCGGCCGAACAGCGAGGGCAACGGCCTGATGATGCTGGGCGGGCTGCTGCTGATCATCCCCGGCCTGGTGTCGGACGCGGTGGGTCTGCTCCTGCTGCTGCCGCCGGTCCAGAAGGCCGTGAGCCGCTTCGCCGAGAGCACCTTCGAGCGCAAGCTCCGCGAGGCCGACCCCGGCACCTTGGGCGGGGCGTTCCAGCAGGCCCGTATGCACCGCCCGGACGGCAAGGTCGTCCCGGGCGAGGTCATCAGGGACGAGCCGGGCGACGCACCCAGGGAGCAGCGCCCGCCGCTGACGCACTGA
- a CDS encoding RNA polymerase-binding protein RbpA: MSERALRGTRLVVTSYETDRGIDLAPRQAVEYACEKGHRFEMPFSVEAEIPPEWECKVCGAQALLVDGDVPEEKKGKPARTHWDMLMERRTREELEEVLEERLAVLRSGAMNIAIHPRDSSRKSA; the protein is encoded by the coding sequence ATGAGTGAGCGAGCTCTTCGCGGCACGCGCCTCGTGGTGACCAGCTACGAGACGGACCGCGGCATCGACTTGGCTCCGCGCCAGGCCGTGGAGTACGCATGCGAGAAGGGGCACCGGTTCGAGATGCCCTTCTCGGTCGAGGCGGAGATCCCGCCGGAGTGGGAGTGCAAGGTCTGCGGGGCCCAGGCACTCCTCGTGGACGGCGATGTCCCGGAAGAGAAGAAGGGCAAGCCCGCGCGTACGCATTGGGACATGCTGATGGAGCGGCGCACCCGTGAGGAGCTCGAAGAGGTCCTCGAGGAGCGTCTGGCGGTGCTGCGCTCCGGTGCGATGAACATCGCGATTCATCCCCGGGACAGCAGCCGCAAGTCGGCCTGA
- a CDS encoding MFS transporter produces the protein MGTDTVRTPQDDGAADLKREQRGWYFYDWACSVYSTSVLTVFLGPYLTSVAESAADAEGYVHPLGIPVRAGAFFAYSVSLSVIVAVLVMPLVGAAADRTGRKKPLLAIAAYTGATATAAMFFLDGDRYLLGGALLVVANAAQSVAMMLYNSYLPQIAPPEQRDAVSSRGWAFGYASGSLVLVANLVLYTGHESFGISESTAVRICLASAGLWWGAFALIPLRRLRDRRAAAREGALPGFRQLAATVRDMRRHPLTLAFLLAYLVYNDGIQTVISQASVYGSKELGLGQSTLIGAILLVQVLAVAGALTMGRLARTYGAKRTILGSLVAWTVTLAAGFFLPAGAPVWFFVLAAGIGLVLGGSQALSRSLFSHLVPPGKEAEYFAAYEMSDRGMSWLGPLLFGLTYQLTGSYRDAIISLVGFFVIGFVLLLRVPVGRAIREAGNPVPDKI, from the coding sequence GTGGGCACCGACACCGTGCGGACACCGCAGGACGACGGGGCGGCTGATCTCAAACGCGAGCAGCGCGGCTGGTACTTCTACGACTGGGCGTGCTCCGTCTACTCGACGAGCGTGCTCACCGTCTTCCTGGGCCCCTATCTGACCTCGGTCGCCGAGTCGGCCGCCGACGCCGAGGGGTACGTCCACCCCCTCGGGATCCCGGTGCGCGCCGGGGCCTTCTTCGCGTACTCGGTGTCCCTGTCGGTGATCGTGGCCGTGCTGGTGATGCCCTTGGTGGGCGCCGCCGCCGACCGCACCGGCCGCAAGAAGCCGCTGCTCGCGATCGCCGCCTACACGGGCGCCACGGCCACGGCGGCCATGTTCTTCCTGGACGGCGACCGCTATCTGCTGGGCGGGGCCCTCCTGGTCGTCGCGAACGCGGCCCAGTCCGTGGCGATGATGCTCTACAACTCCTATCTGCCGCAGATCGCCCCGCCCGAGCAACGGGACGCGGTCTCCTCCCGCGGCTGGGCCTTCGGCTACGCCTCGGGATCGCTGGTCCTCGTCGCCAACCTCGTCCTCTATACGGGGCACGAGAGCTTCGGCATCTCCGAGAGCACGGCGGTCCGCATCTGCCTGGCGTCGGCCGGTCTGTGGTGGGGCGCGTTCGCCCTCATCCCGCTCCGGCGGCTGCGCGACCGCAGGGCCGCCGCGCGCGAGGGAGCACTCCCCGGCTTCCGGCAGCTCGCGGCGACCGTCCGCGACATGCGCCGCCACCCACTGACCCTGGCCTTCCTGCTCGCATACCTCGTCTACAACGACGGCATCCAGACGGTGATCTCCCAGGCCTCGGTCTACGGCTCGAAGGAACTGGGCCTCGGGCAGTCCACCCTGATCGGCGCCATCCTGCTGGTGCAGGTGCTGGCGGTGGCGGGCGCGCTGACGATGGGCCGGCTGGCCCGGACCTACGGGGCCAAGCGCACCATCCTCGGCTCGCTGGTCGCGTGGACGGTGACGCTGGCGGCCGGATTCTTCCTGCCGGCCGGGGCGCCGGTGTGGTTCTTCGTCCTGGCCGCCGGGATCGGCCTGGTCCTCGGCGGCAGCCAGGCGCTGTCCCGCTCCCTGTTCTCCCACCTCGTCCCGCCGGGGAAGGAGGCCGAGTACTTCGCGGCGTACGAGATGAGCGACCGCGGCATGAGCTGGCTCGGGCCCCTGCTGTTCGGGCTCACCTACCAGCTCACCGGGAGCTACCGGGACGCGATCATCTCGCTGGTCGGCTTCTTCGTCATCGGATTCGTCCTGCTCCTGCGGGTACCCGTGGGGCGTGCGATCCGTGAAGCGGGGAATCCGGTTCCTGACAAGATTTAG
- a CDS encoding glycerophosphodiester phosphodiesterase has product MTPRIRHPYLDHPGPIAFAHRGGAADGLENTVRQFRCAVEAGYRYIETDVHTTRDGKLVAFHDATLDRVTDGAGRIADLPWDEIRHARVAGQEPLPLFEELLETFPEVRWNVDVKAEAALLPFLDLVGRTDAWDRICLGSFSEARVVRAQRLAGPRLATSYGTRGVLNLRLRSWGLPAAVRRSAVAAQVPEIQSGIQVVDRRFLHAAHARGLQVHVWTVNDPEGMHRLLDLGVDGIMTDHIDTLRKVMEDRGVWV; this is encoded by the coding sequence GTGACCCCGCGGATACGCCATCCCTATCTCGACCACCCCGGCCCCATCGCCTTCGCCCACCGGGGCGGGGCCGCGGACGGCCTGGAGAACACCGTGCGGCAGTTCCGGTGCGCCGTCGAGGCGGGCTACCGGTACATCGAGACCGACGTCCACACCACCCGGGACGGCAAGCTCGTCGCCTTCCACGACGCGACCCTGGACCGGGTGACGGACGGCGCCGGCCGGATCGCCGACCTGCCGTGGGACGAGATACGGCACGCGCGCGTGGCGGGCCAGGAGCCGCTGCCCCTCTTCGAGGAGCTCCTGGAGACCTTCCCCGAGGTGCGCTGGAACGTGGACGTCAAGGCGGAGGCCGCCCTGCTGCCCTTCCTGGACCTGGTCGGGCGCACGGACGCCTGGGACCGGATCTGCCTCGGCTCGTTCTCCGAGGCCCGCGTGGTGCGCGCCCAGCGGCTGGCCGGCCCGCGTCTGGCCACGTCGTACGGCACCCGGGGCGTGCTCAACCTGCGGCTGCGCTCCTGGGGGCTGCCCGCCGCGGTGCGCCGCTCGGCGGTCGCTGCCCAGGTCCCCGAGATCCAGTCCGGCATCCAGGTCGTGGACCGCCGCTTCCTGCACGCCGCCCACGCCCGCGGGCTCCAGGTGCATGTGTGGACCGTCAACGACCCCGAGGGCATGCACCGGCTCCTGGACCTGGGTGTGGATGGCATCATGACCGATCACATCGACACGTTGCGCAAGGTCATGGAGGACCGCGGCGTCTGGGTCTGA
- the yczE gene encoding membrane protein YczE, with the protein MHQSTRTTGGHIMATRRHLTRRLTQLYAGLALYGASSALLVRSGLGLEPWNVLHQGLAERTGLSIGVVLTIVGAAVLLTWIPLRQRPGLGTVSNVLVIGMAMDATLALVPDAHGMVARVTLLVAGIVLNGAATGLYIAARFGPGPRDGLMTGLHQRTGVSIRVVRTAIEFTVVATGFVLGGTVGIGTVLYAVSIGPLAQLFLRVFAVPAASGGSTVVATGQPRGAILRP; encoded by the coding sequence ATGCATCAGTCCACTCGCACCACTGGAGGGCACATCATGGCCACGCGGCGCCATCTCACCCGGCGGCTGACCCAGCTCTACGCCGGTCTCGCGCTGTACGGCGCGAGTTCGGCGCTGCTCGTCCGGTCCGGGCTCGGACTGGAGCCGTGGAACGTGCTGCACCAGGGCCTCGCCGAACGGACGGGGCTGTCGATCGGCGTGGTGCTGACGATCGTGGGCGCGGCGGTGCTGCTCACCTGGATCCCGCTGCGCCAGCGGCCGGGCCTGGGCACGGTCTCCAACGTGCTGGTCATCGGCATGGCCATGGACGCGACACTGGCCCTGGTGCCCGACGCGCACGGGATGGTGGCGCGCGTGACGCTGTTGGTGGCGGGGATCGTCCTGAACGGCGCGGCGACCGGCCTGTACATCGCGGCGCGCTTCGGCCCGGGTCCGCGCGACGGCCTGATGACGGGCCTGCACCAGCGCACGGGGGTCTCGATCCGCGTGGTGCGCACGGCCATCGAGTTCACGGTCGTGGCGACGGGCTTCGTCCTGGGCGGCACCGTCGGCATCGGCACCGTGCTCTACGCGGTCTCGATCGGCCCGCTCGCCCAGCTGTTCCTGCGCGTGTTCGCCGTCCCCGCGGCATCCGGCGGCAGCACGGTCGTTGCCACCGGTCAACCCCGAGGAGCGATACTGCGTCCGTGA